In the genome of Streptomyces sp. V2I9, one region contains:
- a CDS encoding PadR family transcriptional regulator: MEAGDASKQARAAAQLRKGVLEYCVLALMRDRPRYGVELLRELEGSGALATSQGTVYPLLSRLRRDDLVTTSWQESTSGPPRRYYALTESGRAALDEFTRVWPDFRNAVDAFLTAPHTSAGDLA, encoded by the coding sequence ATGGAAGCAGGCGATGCGAGCAAGCAGGCGCGGGCAGCCGCCCAGCTGCGCAAGGGAGTGCTGGAGTATTGCGTGCTCGCACTGATGCGGGACCGTCCTCGTTACGGTGTCGAGCTACTGCGCGAGCTGGAGGGGTCCGGGGCCCTGGCCACCAGTCAGGGCACGGTCTACCCGCTGCTGTCCCGGCTCCGCCGTGACGACCTGGTCACCACCTCCTGGCAGGAGTCCACCTCCGGCCCGCCCCGCCGCTACTACGCGCTCACCGAGAGCGGCAGGGCCGCACTCGACGAATTCACCCGCGTCTGGCCGGACTTCCGCAACGCCGTCGACGCCTTCCTGACCGCCCCCCACACCTCTGCCGGAGACCTCGCATGA